Proteins encoded together in one Candidatus Kaiserbacteria bacterium window:
- the atpF gene encoding F0F1 ATP synthase subunit B yields MEEIARVFGLNWKLFIVQTVNFGVLLLVLWYFLYRPVLNMIDARRQKIEEGVASAEKAQERLGEIEGEREDVLKKATTEADEILSTSKDRAQEKASEIVTEAGNRAESLVESAQQRAEEMKEQALRESKEEIGKAAILAAEQILKKK; encoded by the coding sequence ATGGAAGAAATCGCACGCGTATTTGGACTCAATTGGAAACTGTTTATTGTACAGACAGTTAACTTTGGCGTACTTCTTTTGGTACTGTGGTATTTCTTATACCGACCTGTTCTCAACATGATTGACGCGCGTCGCCAGAAAATTGAAGAAGGTGTCGCAAGTGCTGAAAAAGCACAAGAGCGCCTTGGTGAGATTGAAGGTGAACGAGAAGACGTGCTAAAAAAGGCAACGACTGAAGCTGATGAAATACTTTCAACTTCAAAAGACCGTGCGCAGGAGAAAGCATCAGAAATTGTTACTGAAGCGGGAAACCGTGCTGAATCTCTTGTTGAGAGTGCACAGCAACGTGCTGAGGAAATGAAAGAACAGGCACTGCGTGAAAGTAAGGAGGAAATTGGGAAAGCTGCAATTCTTGCAGCTGAACAAATTCTAAAGAAAAAATAA
- a CDS encoding RNHCP domain-containing protein: MSRTFQRKKENFVCDNCGANVVGSGYTNHCPECLWSKHVDVYPGDRAAQCGGLMKPIEVLREGDSYILLHKCIHCQYVKKNKLAREDNMETVIALAQEIANK; the protein is encoded by the coding sequence GTGAGTAGAACATTCCAACGGAAAAAAGAAAACTTTGTGTGTGACAATTGCGGCGCGAATGTAGTAGGTAGTGGCTATACGAACCACTGCCCAGAGTGTTTGTGGAGTAAGCATGTTGATGTCTATCCTGGAGACAGAGCAGCACAATGTGGTGGGCTTATGAAGCCCATCGAAGTACTTCGAGAAGGAGACTCGTATATACTGCTACATAAGTGTATACACTGTCAGTACGTTAAGAAAAACAAATTGGCTCGCGAGGACAATATGGAAACAGTTATCGCGCTTGCGCAAGAAATAGCAAATAAATGA
- the atpB gene encoding F0F1 ATP synthase subunit A, translated as MEKSTTAIEHAAEVTHAVQETATHADSGIHIALAAEQVGVFFGIPITNTLITSWIVMLILATIAFFVGRNLKVIPGRIQIFFEEMLSFILGYMSEVLEDAKLARKLFPLITTLFIFIALSNLLEFTPGIGSLGFVESTSHGEVFTAVLRSVNTDLNVTLALAVIAFLTIEIVGAATLGTLTYAGKFLNFKSVIGFFVGIIELFSEFARLISFSFRLFGNILAGEVLIVVIASFVPYFLPVPMMLFEVFVGLIQAAIFALLTLFFVKIAITKPH; from the coding sequence ATGGAAAAAAGCACCACAGCAATTGAACATGCGGCAGAGGTTACTCATGCTGTACAGGAAACAGCGACGCACGCTGATTCTGGTATACACATTGCGTTAGCAGCAGAGCAGGTAGGTGTGTTCTTTGGCATCCCAATAACCAATACACTGATTACAAGCTGGATTGTGATGCTTATCCTCGCGACAATTGCTTTTTTTGTCGGTAGAAATTTAAAGGTGATACCTGGGCGCATTCAAATATTCTTTGAAGAGATGCTTTCATTCATTCTTGGATATATGTCTGAGGTACTTGAGGACGCAAAGCTCGCACGAAAACTCTTTCCACTTATCACGACTCTCTTTATTTTCATTGCACTCTCAAACCTCTTAGAATTTACGCCAGGTATCGGAAGTCTTGGTTTTGTTGAAAGTACAAGTCATGGTGAAGTCTTTACCGCAGTGCTGCGAAGTGTAAACACCGACTTGAATGTCACCCTTGCATTGGCAGTGATTGCGTTTCTTACAATTGAGATAGTTGGTGCCGCTACTCTTGGTACGTTAACCTATGCAGGTAAGTTTTTGAACTTTAAATCGGTAATCGGATTCTTCGTAGGAATCATTGAGTTATTTAGCGAATTTGCACGGCTCATTTCATTCTCGTTTCGTTTATTTGGAAATATTCTTGCTGGAGAAGTGCTGATTGTTGTAATTGCTTCGTTCGTCCCGTATTTTTTACCAGTACCAATGATGCTCTTTGAAGTGTTTGTTGGTTTAATTCAGGCAGCAATTTTTGCACTCTTAACTCTTTTCTTTGTTAAGATAGCTATCACAAAACCACATTAG
- a CDS encoding F0F1 ATP synthase subunit epsilon → MSDKSFTLQVVTVADALFDGQATELHCKGSDGQMVVLAHHEPFITRIEKGTLKVVPTTGEPQEFPIVSGVLEVADNKAVVLCSRGE, encoded by the coding sequence ATGTCAGATAAATCATTTACATTGCAAGTAGTTACCGTTGCTGACGCGCTTTTTGACGGGCAAGCAACAGAACTGCACTGCAAAGGTTCTGATGGACAGATGGTTGTTCTTGCGCACCATGAACCATTTATAACTCGTATTGAAAAAGGAACCTTGAAAGTTGTACCGACAACAGGGGAGCCGCAAGAATTTCCAATAGTAAGCGGCGTGCTTGAAGTTGCAGACAACAAAGCAGTGGTGTTATGCTCAAGGGGTGAGTAG
- a CDS encoding F0F1 ATP synthase subunit delta has protein sequence MPAEYAHALHNTLKKASTKSEASGHVDALVAALQKSGKLKALPAILREYERIELRKNAHKPTLTLSDTKDEGIARKELEQRLGEKISDVAIETDENLVGGWRYIHNDTLLDTSYKAALLELYRRVTAV, from the coding sequence ATGCCAGCAGAGTACGCACATGCACTACACAATACCCTTAAAAAAGCATCCACAAAAAGCGAGGCTAGTGGCCACGTTGACGCATTAGTTGCAGCTCTACAAAAGTCTGGGAAGTTGAAAGCACTCCCTGCAATTTTGCGTGAGTATGAAAGAATTGAGCTTCGCAAGAACGCACACAAGCCAACTCTTACACTTTCGGACACAAAGGACGAAGGTATTGCACGTAAAGAGTTGGAGCAGAGGTTGGGAGAAAAAATCAGTGATGTCGCTATCGAAACGGATGAAAATCTAGTTGGTGGGTGGCGCTACATACATAACGACACACTTTTAGACACAAGTTACAAAGCAGCATTATTAGAATTGTACCGTCGAGTTACAGCAGTTTAA
- the atpG gene encoding ATP synthase F1 subunit gamma: MAGLKQLKLKRQSVMKTRQVTRAMEAVSAVKMRKSQERALGGRAYATGALRILNHVTHAVGLSSHPLFEERATGAVGLIIVTSDKGLAGSLNSAVIKKVDAFLKAPEHKDAEKVFICIGRRGHDYIQNRDLKVIHFEENKNDDFTEVDMERITKAVLTEYEDSTLRSWEVAYTNFQSTFEQEAVTRQLLPLHTDSLEKVIEGITPESGKYSEEEKSEKSFAFTVEPNADEILEAIIPNLVNIFVYHTLLETKASEHSARMVAMKNATDKATELSHELMLKFNKARQAVITSEVSEITSGIEAMK, encoded by the coding sequence ATGGCAGGTCTTAAACAGTTAAAATTGAAGCGGCAGTCAGTGATGAAGACGCGACAAGTGACGCGTGCTATGGAAGCGGTATCTGCTGTAAAGATGCGTAAAAGCCAAGAACGCGCGCTTGGCGGACGTGCCTACGCTACAGGTGCACTGCGTATTTTGAATCACGTGACACACGCTGTTGGTCTTTCTTCACACCCACTCTTTGAAGAACGTGCTACGGGCGCAGTTGGTTTAATTATTGTAACAAGTGACAAAGGTCTTGCTGGCTCACTCAACAGTGCGGTTATCAAAAAAGTTGATGCGTTCCTAAAGGCGCCTGAGCACAAAGATGCAGAAAAGGTTTTTATTTGCATCGGTCGCCGAGGGCACGACTACATCCAAAACCGTGACCTGAAAGTAATCCACTTCGAGGAAAACAAAAACGACGACTTCACCGAAGTTGATATGGAACGAATAACCAAAGCTGTGCTTACCGAGTACGAAGACAGCACGCTTCGTTCGTGGGAAGTTGCCTACACAAACTTTCAATCTACTTTTGAACAAGAAGCGGTAACACGGCAATTGCTTCCATTACATACTGACTCTCTCGAAAAAGTTATTGAAGGTATCACTCCAGAAAGCGGTAAGTATTCTGAAGAAGAGAAATCAGAAAAATCTTTCGCCTTTACCGTAGAGCCAAATGCTGATGAGATTCTTGAGGCAATTATCCCAAACCTTGTGAATATTTTTGTATACCACACGTTGCTTGAGACAAAGGCTTCAGAACACTCAGCACGTATGGTTGCTATGAAGAACGCAACTGATAAAGCAACTGAATTGAGTCACGAGCTTATGTTGAAGTTCAATAAAGCACGCCAAGCGGTCATCACGAGCGAAGTGAGTGAAATTACTAGCGGTATCGAAGCTATGAAATAA
- the atpD gene encoding F0F1 ATP synthase subunit beta, which translates to MMNTGTIKEIIGPIVDVHFRDKIPAIQHALEVKRGDGRVVLEVAQHLGLDRVRCIAMSDTAELSRGMEVTDTGDAISVPVGQESLGRMFSVLGDPIDGKGEVKGERRGIHQAPPEFSEQQTKAEVFETGIKAIDLMTPFIKGGKVGLFGGAGVGKTVLIQELIHNVASEHGGHSVFAGVGERVREGNDLYHEMKESGVLDKTALVFGQMNEVPGARARVALSALTMAEAFRDEGGKDVLFFMDNVFRFVQAGSEVSSLLGRVSSAVGYQPTLAEEMGLLQERITSTKSGSITSVQAVYVPADDLTDPAPATTFAHLDSTVVLSRALAQLAIYPSIDPLESASTALAPEIVGEEHYRVANETKRVLQRYKDLQDIIAILGIEELSDEDKTLVYRARKIQKFLSQPFNVAEIFTGKAGQYVSLEETIRGFGEILDGKHDKVDEQDFYMKGGIDEVLAAGNK; encoded by the coding sequence ATTATGAACACAGGAACAATAAAAGAAATCATCGGACCGATTGTAGACGTGCACTTTAGAGATAAGATACCAGCCATCCAACATGCGCTTGAAGTAAAGCGTGGAGATGGGCGTGTTGTGCTTGAAGTTGCACAACATCTTGGACTCGACCGAGTGCGCTGCATCGCAATGAGCGACACTGCAGAACTTTCTCGTGGTATGGAAGTGACCGACACTGGTGACGCGATTTCTGTTCCTGTTGGTCAAGAAAGTTTGGGTCGTATGTTCTCTGTTCTTGGTGACCCAATTGATGGGAAAGGTGAAGTGAAGGGGGAACGTCGCGGAATCCACCAGGCACCACCCGAATTCTCAGAACAGCAAACCAAAGCCGAAGTGTTTGAAACCGGCATAAAAGCAATTGACCTTATGACTCCTTTTATTAAGGGAGGAAAGGTTGGACTCTTTGGTGGAGCGGGCGTTGGAAAAACAGTTTTGATTCAAGAACTTATTCACAACGTTGCGTCCGAACACGGTGGGCATTCAGTGTTTGCCGGAGTAGGAGAGCGTGTGCGAGAAGGTAACGACCTCTACCACGAAATGAAAGAATCTGGTGTGCTTGATAAAACGGCACTTGTGTTTGGACAAATGAATGAAGTACCAGGAGCACGAGCTCGTGTTGCGCTTTCAGCTCTCACCATGGCTGAAGCCTTCCGTGACGAAGGCGGAAAAGACGTTCTGTTCTTCATGGATAACGTATTCCGATTTGTACAGGCCGGTTCTGAAGTATCATCACTTCTTGGACGTGTTTCTTCTGCCGTTGGGTATCAGCCAACGCTTGCTGAGGAAATGGGGCTTCTGCAGGAACGTATTACTTCAACTAAGAGTGGTTCTATTACGTCTGTACAAGCGGTATACGTACCAGCTGACGACCTCACTGACCCAGCACCAGCAACAACTTTTGCTCACCTCGACTCAACAGTGGTACTTAGCCGTGCGCTTGCACAGCTTGCCATTTACCCTTCAATCGACCCACTAGAATCTGCATCGACCGCGCTTGCGCCTGAAATCGTAGGGGAAGAACACTACCGAGTTGCTAACGAAACAAAGCGTGTACTTCAACGATACAAAGATTTGCAAGACATTATTGCCATTCTTGGTATCGAAGAACTTTCAGACGAAGACAAAACATTAGTATACCGAGCACGAAAGATTCAGAAGTTCCTTTCACAACCATTTAATGTTGCAGAAATTTTCACTGGAAAAGCTGGACAGTATGTGTCGCTTGAAGAAACTATTCGCGGGTTCGGAGAGATACTCGATGGAAAACACGACAAAGTAGACGAGCAAGATTTCTACATGAAGGGTGGTATTGACGAAGTTCTTGCAGCAGGAAATAAATAA
- the atpE gene encoding ATP synthase F0 subunit C: MELEVAKTLGMALAVGLGVIGPGIGIGLIVAKALEAIGRNPEAAGKVTATMFIGIAFTEALAIFALVIAFIVKFV; this comes from the coding sequence ATGGAACTTGAAGTAGCAAAAACACTCGGAATGGCACTTGCTGTTGGACTTGGTGTTATCGGACCAGGTATAGGTATTGGTCTCATCGTCGCAAAAGCACTTGAGGCAATTGGACGAAACCCAGAAGCAGCTGGAAAGGTAACTGCGACTATGTTTATTGGTATCGCATTCACTGAGGCGCTTGCCATTTTCGCATTGGTTATCGCCTTTATCGTTAAATTCGTTTAG
- a CDS encoding F0F1 ATP synthase subunit alpha: MDTLIIEKIQKEIEKFEHTTDVEKVGRVVRVGDGVAEIEGLENAVMSEMVLFDDSSDLSLEDAMNKSDALYGLVLNLEEDSVKVVVLGDVSRVGEGMLVKSTGRVLSIPVGDELLGRVVNTLAEPLDGKGTIDAKTFSPIEREAYGVLDRQSVDTPLHTGIKAIDSMVPIGRGQRELIIGDRFTGKTTIAIDAILNQKNEPAETRPICIYVAVGQKESKTARIVAQLEEAGAMEYTIVVSASAASPAALQFLAPFAGATIGEYFMDSGRDALVIYDDLSKQAVAYRQLSLLLRRPPGREAYPGDIFYLHSRLLERAAKLNDEKGGGSLTALPIIETQEGDVSSYIPTNVISITDGQIFLDANLFNKGTRPAIDVGNSVSRVGSAAQTKAMKSVGGSIRIELAQFRELEAFMQFAQDLDEATKQRIDRGRRMTELLKQRNGEPLSFEKQVVSIYAGINGLFTDVEAEQVTTVESVWLEYMDGQHNDLLTAIHTTGKIEDETTQQLDKAMESFKNARSELFTMSE, translated from the coding sequence ATGGATACGTTAATTATTGAAAAAATCCAAAAGGAAATCGAAAAGTTTGAACACACAACTGATGTTGAAAAAGTCGGGCGTGTCGTTCGCGTTGGTGACGGTGTCGCCGAAATTGAGGGACTAGAAAATGCAGTCATGAGCGAAATGGTGCTCTTTGATGATTCAAGCGACCTAAGTCTTGAAGACGCAATGAACAAGAGTGACGCACTCTATGGTCTTGTACTTAACCTTGAAGAGGATTCTGTAAAGGTAGTGGTACTTGGTGACGTATCTCGTGTGGGAGAAGGAATGCTCGTGAAGAGTACGGGGCGCGTTCTTTCGATCCCTGTTGGAGACGAACTGCTCGGACGTGTGGTAAACACACTTGCTGAACCGCTTGATGGTAAAGGGACAATAGACGCAAAAACATTTTCACCTATTGAGCGCGAAGCATACGGAGTACTTGACCGACAATCAGTCGACACACCACTACACACGGGTATTAAGGCTATCGACTCTATGGTTCCGATTGGTCGCGGACAACGTGAACTTATTATTGGTGACCGATTCACTGGTAAGACAACCATTGCAATTGACGCAATCCTCAACCAAAAGAACGAGCCGGCTGAAACACGGCCGATTTGTATCTATGTTGCTGTTGGACAAAAGGAATCAAAAACTGCTCGCATTGTTGCACAGCTTGAAGAAGCGGGCGCAATGGAATACACAATCGTCGTTTCAGCCTCTGCAGCCTCTCCTGCTGCACTACAATTCCTTGCACCATTTGCTGGAGCAACGATTGGTGAGTACTTTATGGATAGTGGCCGTGATGCGCTCGTGATTTATGACGACCTCTCAAAGCAAGCTGTGGCGTATCGACAACTTTCACTATTGCTACGACGACCACCGGGGCGAGAAGCGTATCCGGGGGATATTTTCTACCTGCACTCACGACTACTTGAGCGAGCAGCGAAATTAAATGATGAAAAGGGAGGTGGTTCTCTAACCGCACTTCCAATTATTGAGACACAAGAAGGTGATGTGTCTTCGTATATTCCAACAAACGTGATTTCTATTACCGATGGACAGATTTTCTTGGACGCAAACCTTTTCAACAAAGGTACACGTCCAGCTATTGATGTTGGTAACTCGGTATCACGTGTGGGTTCTGCAGCCCAAACGAAAGCCATGAAGTCTGTCGGTGGTTCTATTCGTATCGAGCTTGCACAGTTCCGCGAACTTGAAGCCTTTATGCAGTTTGCGCAAGACCTTGATGAAGCAACAAAGCAACGTATCGATCGCGGACGACGAATGACTGAACTTCTCAAGCAACGTAATGGTGAACCTCTTTCATTTGAAAAACAAGTTGTATCTATTTACGCTGGTATAAACGGACTCTTTACTGATGTTGAAGCAGAACAGGTAACCACGGTAGAAAGTGTATGGCTAGAATACATGGACGGTCAACATAATGACCTTCTTACTGCTATCCACACAACCGGAAAAATTGAAGACGAAACAACCCAACAACTAGACAAAGCGATGGAGAGCTTTAAGAATGCACGCTCTGAACTCTTCACAATGAGTGAATAA